GAAAAAAAATTAAGCAGCCTTCCAAGGGACGGAATATCATCTTTTTCAAGAGTAACTAATGTTAATGCTATGCTTTCGATTATTTTATTAATATCGTTCATATTTGATTATTTCCTTATTATGTTCAGCTCAAAGATTTAAAATATACCGCTGGTTTAATATATTTATATTTATGATTAAGACCCATAAGACTTTCCGAATGACCTACAAAAAGGAAACCATTATCATTAAGACAATTATAAAACTTATTAACAAGTCTTTCTTGAATTTCTTTATCAAAATATATCATCACATTTCTACAAAAAATAAAATTAAATTTCTCATTAAAAGGAAACGTATCCATTAAGTTAAAACGCCTAAAAGAAATATTCTGTTTTAAATTTTCTTTAACTCTAAAACAACCATCCCATTGTCCCTGTCCTTTTTGAAAATATTTTCTTAAAATATTAGACGGAATTTTAGCAATTTGCGATGTTCCATAAATACCGTCCATAGCTTTTTGTAAAACCTTTGTTGAAATATCAGTTGCTAAAACCTTTGTATTTAATGGAAGAACATTTTCAGAGTATTCATTAAGAGATATAGCTATAGAATAAGCTTCTTCTCCACTTGAACACCCAGCACTCCAAACTTTAATTAATTGATTTCTATTTTTAGCAATAATAGATGGAAGGGCTTCTTTTATAAGAAAATCAAAATGCTTTTCTTCTCTAAAAAAACTTGTAAGATTTGTTGATATAGCATTGATAAACTCAACAATTTCTTTTCCGCTGGAATCATTTATTAGGTAACTGTAATAATCTTTAAAATTTTTTAATGAAAGTTCCCTCAAACGTTTTCCAAGCCTTGCTTTAATAAGCTCTTTTTTTCCTGAACTTATGGATATTCCACATTTGTCATAGATAAAAGAGCTGAAACAGCTAAAATCATTATCTGAAAGATCAAAACTACACATAGATTCTATCATCGCTTTTGATTATAGGGGAACCAGTCTAATTGCCTAAGCTTTTCTACCTTCGCTACAGCAACTTCATTTGTAGCTGTATTGAAAACAACCTTCCTGCCTCTTTCTCCTCCAACATCTTCAGAAACAATATGAATTCTTTTCTTACTTAGTATTTTTCTTGCTATAGTTATATTGTCTAATCCTATGTTATTTTTACAAATTAAAGGATTATGGGCGCCTCCAAAAAGTTGAACTTCCAGATCTTGAATTTTTGAGCCTGAATCAACCATAAAGTTTATAAGAGCTAAAACAGCTACATTCCCATATCTGGCAGTAGCTTTATCTTTATCCAAAATATATGGAAATAAAAAATGATTCATACCTCCAGTCCTTCTTTTCTTATCATACATGCAAATAGAAACACATGAACCTAACACCGTTGAAATTAAAGTAGGCTCAGAAGGAATATAAATACATCCTGGATGAAGAAAATAACTATTTTTTACAAGATCTTGATTTTCATCATTCACAGTAATTCTCCTAAATAAAGGAATATATTTTTTAATAGTTTTTTTTAGCTCAGAAAGATATAATACTTCTACTTAAATTTTAAATTATTTAACCTTTAATTTTATAGAACTCATGGAAAAAGAACAATACTTAATAGAAATTGCCCCTGATGCTCCAATTTTTGGAACGTTTACTTATATTGTCCCAGACAACCTTATACCTCAAATACTTCCAGGAAAAAGGGTTCTTATACCTTTTAATAAGCGTCGAATTACAGGATACATATTAGGATGTGCTCAACCCCAAGAAAAATATGAATTAAAACAAATCCTTGATATTCTTGATGACACTCCTATATTTCCAGAAGATATGATACCATTCTTTAAATGGATTGCTGATTATTACATTTATCCCCTTGGGGAAGTAATAAATTCAGCCATGCCAAAAGGATTAAATTACTATGAATCAAAAGAAATAGTTTTAACTGAAGATGGAAAAACAGCTACCAACAACACGCTATTAACTCCTTTAGAAAAAACCATTATAGAAAATTTATATAAAAAGTCTTTTACTATAAAAGAGCTTTCTAAAAAAATCAATTACGATATTCCTTTGTTTATAATAAACTCCCTTAAAAAAAGAAACATTATTTCCATTGAAAGCACCCTAAGAGGCGGAAAAACTAAAATCAAATTAGAAAAATATTTAGTGTATAAAGAAACAAATTATCAATCTAATTCCTCTTCCCCGAAAAAACAAAAAATTTTTGAATATATAAAAGAAAAAGAACAAGTATCTTTAAA
This Desulfobacterales bacterium DNA region includes the following protein-coding sequences:
- a CDS encoding protein-glutamate O-methyltransferase CheR, which encodes MIESMCSFDLSDNDFSCFSSFIYDKCGISISSGKKELIKARLGKRLRELSLKNFKDYYSYLINDSSGKEIVEFINAISTNLTSFFREEKHFDFLIKEALPSIIAKNRNQLIKVWSAGCSSGEEAYSIAISLNEYSENVLPLNTKVLATDISTKVLQKAMDGIYGTSQIAKIPSNILRKYFQKGQGQWDGCFRVKENLKQNISFRRFNLMDTFPFNEKFNFIFCRNVMIYFDKEIQERLVNKFYNCLNDNGFLFVGHSESLMGLNHKYKYIKPAVYFKSLS
- a CDS encoding chemotaxis protein CheD, translated to MYDKKRRTGGMNHFLFPYILDKDKATARYGNVAVLALINFMVDSGSKIQDLEVQLFGGAHNPLICKNNIGLDNITIARKILSKKRIHIVSEDVGGERGRKVVFNTATNEVAVAKVEKLRQLDWFPYNQKR